Proteins encoded together in one Salmo trutta chromosome 3, fSalTru1.1, whole genome shotgun sequence window:
- the LOC115166263 gene encoding gap junction beta-1 protein-like, which yields MNWGSFYAVISGVNRHSTSIGRIWLSVIFIFRILVLVVAAESVWGDEKSGFTCNTQQPGCNSVCYDQFFPISHIRLWALQLILVSTPALLVAMHVAHRRHINKKILKKSGRVSPKELEQIKNQKFAIAGALWWTYMISVLFRIVLEVVFLYIFYLIYPDFKMFRLVKCGSFPCPNTVDCFVSRPTEKTIFTVFMLSVSGLCVLLNLAEVAYLIGRACLRCIHGNQEETKVAGIGQKLSSYKQNEINQMIADQSKFKFNVGTRKTSMEKGERCSAF from the coding sequence ATGAACTGGGGGTCCTTTTACGCTGTAATCAGCGGCGTAAACAGGCATTCCACCAGCATCGGCCGCATCTGGCTGTCTGTCATCTTCATCTTCAGAATCCTTGTCCTCGTCGTGGCGGCCGAGTCGGTCTGGGGCGACGAGAAGTCTGGCTTCACCTGCAACACCCAGCAGCCCGGCTGCAACTCTGTCTGCTATGACCAGTTCTTTCCCATCTCACACATCCGCCTGTGGGCCTTGCAGCTCATCCTGGTGTCCACGCCTGCTCTCCTAGTGGCCATGCATGTAGCCCATCGCAGACACATCAACAAGAAGATCCTGAAGAAGTCCGGGCGCGTTTCCCCTAAAGAGCTGGAACAAATCAAGAACCAGAAGTTTGCGATCGCAGGCGCCCTTTGGTGGACCTATATGATCAGTGTGCTGTTTAGGATCGTTCTGGAAGTCGTATTCCTTTATATATTTTACCTGATCTACCCTGACTTCAAGATGTTCCGTCTGGTCAAGTGTGGCTCGTTCCCTTGCCCCAACACTGTGGACTGCTTTGTGTCGCGACCCACGGAGAAAACCATCTTCACCGTGTTCATGCTCTCCGTGTCGGGGTTGTGTGTTCTCCTCAACCTGGCCGAGGTGGCCTACCTGATTGGCCGAGCGTGTCTGAGGTGTATCCATGGTAACCAGGAAGAGACTAAGGTAGCAGGGATCGGTCAGAAACTGTCCTCCTACAAACAGAATGAAATCAACCAGATGATCGCTGACCAGTCGAAGTTCAAGTTCAACGTGGGAACTAGGAAGACCTCtatggagaagggagagaggtgcTCTGCTTTCTAA